The nucleotide sequence CAAGGACAGGCCGTAGATATCAATATCCAAGCCAAAGAAATTGTAAGATTAAAAAAACTTACCATCAAATACTTTGCAGAAAATACCGGCAAAACGGAAAAACAGGTTGCAGCCGATATGGAAAGAGATTTTTTTATGTCGGCCGAAGAAGCCTTGGCCTACGGTATTATCGATACCGTTATGAATAGGAGAAAAGATGGCTAGAAATAGAATGGGCGGGGCTTTAATATGCTCTTTTTGTAATAAACCTGAAAGTGCTGAACGCTTTGTAGTTCCGGGTCCCGGAGGTATCGCCATCTGCGATAGATGTGTAGATCTTTGCGGAAGCTATATAAAATCATATAAGACTGTCAAACCTGTTGACCGTTCAGGCCCCATTCCAACCCCTCAAGAACTAAAAGAGTATCTTGACGAATATGTAATAGGTCAAGAACAGGCAAAGAGGGTTCTATCTGTAGCCGTTTATAACCATTATAAGCGGATAATGAATCCTCCTTTAGAGAATGACGTAGTCATAGAAAAGTCAAATGTCCTTTTGCTGGGTCCTACAGGGTCAGGTAAAACTCTTTTAGCAAAAACCCTTGCACAAAAAATGCAGGTTCCCTTTGCCATCGCCGATGCAACAACCTTGACCGAAGCAGGCTACGTAGGCGAAGACGTAGAAAATATCCTTCTTAAGCTTATCCAAAATGCAAACGGAGATATAAAAGAAGCCGAAATGGGTATCATCTTTATCGATGAAATAGATAAGATTTCCAGAAAGAGCGAAAATGTTTCCATTACCCGAGATGTATCGGGCGAAGGCGTTCAACAAGCTCTTTTAAAAATAATAGAAGGAACCTCAGCCTCAGTTCCCCCGCAGGGCGGAAGAAAGCATCCGAATCAGGACATGCTTAAAATAGATACAACAAATATCCTATTTATCTGCGGAGGGGCCTTTGTGGGTTTGGATAAGATAGTGGAAGCCCGTATCTCTACAAAGCCTATAGGCTTCGGTGCCGAGGTAAAAAAGCTGAGCGAAAAAAATCTTACCGAGTTGTATGATCAGGTTTCACCCGATGATTTGGTAAAATTCGGGCTTATCCCTGAGCTGATAGGAAGAATCCCGATAAAGGTAGCCTTAAATGAGCTTACAAAGGAAGACTTAACACGTATATTGGTTGAACCCAAAAATGCCATCATAAAGCAGTTTCAGGCAACCTTTAAACTTGATAATGTCGATCTTCACTTTGACAAAGATGCTATTACAGCCATTGCTCAGCAGGCTATAGACCAAAATACGGGAGCAAGGGGTTTACGTTCCATTGTCGAAAAGCTAATGCTGGATGCAATGTTTGAAGCCCCTTCCATAAAGGGTAGAAAAGAGCTGATAATAAATAAAAAAATGATAGTAAACTCTTCGTCAAAACCGAAGATAAAACTTCTCGACGAAAAAACCGCTTAAAACTTATCAAAATATTAATGAGACTGTCCCAAGGAAAACCTTGCGGCAGTCTTTTTTTATACGTTTCCCTTTGCAACTACTACGAGAAAAGAAAAAAGAACAGCCAATATTATCGATAAAAACAATAAAAATATATCTGTAATGAATTTTATAATATTAATCTCTTTATAACATATCATAAAAAAAATTCTAACGGCAATTGCTGCAAAAGTAAAAATTATAAGTAAGACACAAAGACTCATCAATACATTTAAGATTATAAACAGGCTGGAATCTAAAAAATCTTGGGAACTGCTTAAAATATAAAAAATAATAAAAGCAAAGATAGAAGCACTCAAAAATCTTATTGAGCGGTCTAAAAAGCGAATAGTAAAACGTTTATATCTGGGCTGGGGTTGTATATCTTTACTATCCATAAGGATTAAAATTTAAATATGCGGATAAAATATCCGCATATTTATAAAGTCTTAGTTTTCAGATTCCGAATTCTGAACTTCTTCAGTAACTGAATTTTCTTCTGCTAAAACTTGTTCATCAGAAGCTTCTTCGTCCCTGCGAGGTTTTCGTCCTTTTTTCTCGGAAGGTTTAACAGTCTTTTCTTCAGCAATCTGAGCCTCAACGGTAAAAGAAATCTCTGCAGAGGTATTTTCATAAAGCTTTACAAGGGCCTTATGTACGCCTGTGCTCTTAACTGTTTGGCCTGGGATTTCGATACGTTTTCTTTCAATATCGAAATTAAGTTTTTGCAGTTCATCAAAAAGAGTTTGAGTTGTAACGGCACCGTAAAGCTTTCCGTTAGGTCCTGCAGGCATAAGAATCTTAATTGAAAGAGCCTCAAGTCTTTCTTTAAGACCTGCAGCATCTTGGCGTTTTGCAGCCTTTTTAGCTTCAATTTCTTCTTTGCGTGATTCAAAATGAGCCAGAGTAAACTCATTACAAGGAACAGCTAAGTTTCTGGGGAAGAGGTAGTTTCGGGCATATCCCTTGGCTACATTCTTAATATCTCCTTCTTCTCCAAGATACTTAACATCTTCATTTAAAATAACCTTCATATACAAGCTCCTAAAAAAAATATCCGCCCAATTCCGGGAGTCGGAAAGGGCTTTTTGACATAGTCTAATTTTTAATGTAAGCAAAACCCCTAACGCTATGAAGCCTTAGGCAGATGCTTACATTAAAATTTCTATTCGTTCATAACGAAAGGAAGCAATGCAACAGCTCTTGCACGCTTAATTTCAACGGCAAGTTTTCGCTGGTGTTTTGCACAAGTTCCGGTAATTCTTCTGGGAAGAATTTTACCTCTCTCGGTTATAAAGCGGCGTAAGGCATCCGGTTCTTTATAATCGATCTTTAACTTTTGTGCACAAAAGCGGCAAACCTTTTTGCGGTAAAAAGACCTACCCTTTCTTTTGTCTTCGCCTTCGCGAATATTTTCCTGCATGTTAGCTTCCATGTCTACATCATTCATTGTTTCGTCCGACATTTAAATCTCCTTAAAATGGAATATTATCCAAATCTGAATTTCCCATATCCGGCTGGTAATCATCATAAGAAGGCTCCTGTCTTCTTTGATAAGCAGAAGGTGCCTGATTTCCATCATTATACGAATTATTTCCACCGCCCTGATATGATCCTTGGCGCTGGGGTGCAGCCTGTGACTGTCCTCCCTGACCTGCCGAGCCGCCGACAAGCTGAATATTGTTAGCTACAATTTCAACCTTGCTGCGGGTTTGCCCGTCTTGCTCCCAACGGTTTTGCCTAAGCTCTCCGTCAATAGCAACCTGTTTACCTTTTACAAGGTACTGGTTTAGGGCTTCACCCTGCCGGCCCCAAAGAACCACGTCAAAAAAACTTGCTTCTTCGCTCCAGTCATCGCCTGTTTTTCGTCTTCTGTTGACAGCTATAGCAAAATTACAAACCGCAATACCGGAAGACGTATATTTAAGCTCAGCATCTCTAGTTAAGCGGCCTACCAATACTACATGGTTTATATCTGCCATAAAGTCTCCTTTTTAGTCCTCTAAACGGACAAAAAGATAGGTCAACATCTGAGTGATCAGCTTAAAACGCTTGTCCAATTCAATCATTTTTGCAGGATCTGCTTCAATGTTGAAAAGAACATAACGTCCCTTTGTCTTCTTTTTGATTTCATAAGCTAAATCCCGATCGCCGAAAGGCTCTTCAGACTTGATCTGAACACCGAAATCCGCCAGAATTGAATGTAGAGCATCTATTCCCGGTTTATAGAGATCCTCTTCAACCGGAAAAACCGTCATAAGTTCATAGTTTCTCATGTTCCCTCCTATGGACACATTTCTGAGGCCCGCATTTTCTGCGAGCCGGAGTTTTCATAGAATATCAAAAAATACTATCTTAGTCAATACCCGGCTAAAACCTGCTAAAGTCTAGCATTTCATCATGCCGCATACTGTAGGCTTTAGCATTTCATCATGCCGAAGACCATTACGAAAAGAGCAACGGTTTCGCAAAGACCTACGATAGTAATGTACTGTACAAAGCCCTTTCCTGTTTCAGCCATAGCATCGGAACCTGAAGCAGAAGCCTTACCTTGAGCAATAGCAGATGCTGCGATAGAAACACCGCAAACAAGGCCTAAGCCCAATAAGAACCAATCGCTCTGGGATGATGTAAGCATCCTGTTCATAAGCAAGAAACCGTAAAGAGTCTGCGTAAGAGGAGCGCCTGCAAAGGCGACCAAACTGAAGGGAGCGGGCTTGTTATTTAAATAACAGCGCTTCCATGCACCGATTGTTGACTGACCTGCAATTGCAAGACCGATTGCAGAACCGATAGCTGAAATACCCAACGCAGCAGCAGCACCAAAAAAACCAAAAGTCATATCCTTCCTCCAAATTTATTCGTTAAAGGGTTCATATTTAAAGCCCGACCAAGTCAAGCCTACATGATTAGAGAATTCCAAGGTATTCAACCGAACACCGTGGACTATAACGGAAAGCACGTTCATAATATAGTTAAGACCGTGTCCGAACAATAAAAGTAAGACACCTGCAAAGATTATAAAGCCTCCTAAGGCAGGGCCGGCCATCTCGTTTACGGTTGCACTTATAGCGCCTCCGGCAAGACCTACAGCCCAAAGTCTTATGTAGCTCATAATATCTGCAAATACGTTTACTACACCCAAAAGCATATTGATAATGTTTTTTAAGCTTTCAACAATAGCCTGCCCTATTCCTTTAGAATAGTTTGCAAAGATAAAGTTTAAAGCAAAACCCGCACCTATTGCAAGGAGAACGGCATTATTTATTGCATACTTTTGGGAATCTACAACAAGGTTTAAAACCACAAAATACATTCCGCCAAGCATCGAAAGAGAACCTACATCGGCAAGAAATTTAGGGGACTTAATGTTCCTAAATAAGCTTACTACATGGGCTATCATCAGCTGGGTTAAGCCTAGAGTAAAGCAAAGCAAAATCTGGTTTTGATTGCGTACATCCTCAGGGGTAAAGTTTGCAATCGCAGGTACAGCCAAGTTTTTAAGAAAAGGCGGTACAATTTCGGCAGACATACCAAACCAGTTACAAACCAAGGTACCCCAGATAACGGTCATAAGACCCAAATAGCCGAACATATAAAAAGCCGTAGGCACTTTTTGTTTTTTTGCCTTTGTTTTTAATATCAAGATAATTGAAATCAAGAACAAAACGGCACCGTAACCGGCATCCCCGAATATCATTGCAAAGAAAATTCCGAAAAAGAGCAGGAACCAAAGAGAGATATCCGGCTCAGTATAACCGGGAACCGTACCCAAAAAGTCGATTAAGGGAGCAATCAGATTTACAATCTTATTACGCTTTATCTTTGTAGGTACAGGATCTTCTTCTTCAGGATCTTGAGAAATATAGGCCCAAGACTTTTCCTTTGCGAGGGAAGAAAGTTTTGCTTCATCTTCGCATGGAATATAACCTGTAAGCCAAACTAATTGAACTCTCTCTTCATCATCTTGATTTCCGAAATCTATTGTCTGCATACCATCATGCACAATCTCAAATTGAAGCTTCTTGGTAACAATTTCATCCAAGGCACGGAGAGAGTTTAAGTAGGCAGACATCTTTGTCATTTCCTGCTTGTAAGAAGAAATCTTAGCCATTAAACTCTTAAGTTTTTCTTTTAAAGCCTTAACGGAAGTTTCAGGCAGTTTTAAAGGAATAATATCATGAGGCAAGTCAGCCGGAAGAGCATTTGTTTCGCTCCAGATTAAAAACCTTACCCCCGTTTTCCCCTTACCCACTAAAATAGTCTTAATATCTTCGGAAAGGGAAGAATAAGTTTTTAATGAGGTAGTTGCAGGAAAAAGATAGATACCTTTTTCTTCCAAGAAATTAAAATCGGCAGTATTTATTTCTCCCCACTCGGCATAAGAGGCTATTTCGCCTGAAAGCCTTGCAGATTCTTCCATATTGCTCTTATAAGAAGCAGTTAGGGACAGGACGGAATCTACAAAGGTAAGGGTATCTTCTTCGCTTAAAAGAGAGGGAGGCGTTACTCCTTTTTTCTCTTTTTTGGGAAGATATTCCGTTAAAAGGCTCATAGCAAGAGTTATATCGTTTTTTTCGGATCTTAGCTCGTTTATTAAAGTACCGTTTGCAGGACGGTCTTCAATATGTAAAAGCCCTAATTTTCTTAAATCTTTTAAGGCATGACGCTGCTCTTTTTTTAAGACTAAAAGAGTTACTTTTTTCATTGGTACAATCATAGAGCTTCATCCTTATGATGAACCTTTTCAAGGTTCTTTTTTGAAATCTTACCGCGAACAACAGCTGCAACCTGCTGATCTCCCAAATAAACCGTAATCTTCTTTATGTTTGCCCTAGTTGCGGGTATCTTAACCTTTTCAAAGAGGTTTACGCGCTGAGTGGTCGTTCTAAGCTCCGAATTCAATAGGCGGACTTGCTCGTCAAGCACCTTTGCCTCAAGGTCTAAGCTCAAAACTTCCTGCAATTTTTCGGCAGCCGTATCAACCCAAAGAGGAGTCTTATAAAGATCATATTTAGAGCGTTCAAATTCCGCACCTGAAAAAACAGGAATACTCACTCCGGCAATATTTCCGGTTGAAGTTAAAAGCTCTTTTATCTTAACCATCGAGGGCTGAAAAACATTTTGCTCGCCGAATACCGCTACCCAGTCTTCGAATTCGCGATGAAGGGCATCTCTGTGAAGCCTTACTTCTTTAGCCCTGGCTTCGATGGTGCGGATTTCGGTTTGAAGCTGCTGTTTTTTGAGTTGAAGAGTCGGCAAGTATCTTCTGTACATTTTTAAAGATTCTTTTTGATTCTTCAGCTCATTTTTTGTCAGTTTTATTGCCATAGCCTACCCTTTAGTTTGCCGGCCAGTACTTATTTACCAACTCGGATTTAATACCTGTTTCTTCACGGGTAAAGCATTCGGCAAGAATTTTCCAGCCTAGATTTAGGGCATCTTCAAGCGGAATGTTTACGGACAAGTCCATCATTCCCGATTCGAATTTTGCACCATATTTTAGGAGCTTTTCGTCCCATTCGCTCATCATAAAGCCCATGGACTTCTTTTCCAAGGTGTCTTTATATGAGGCATAGAGCTTAATCATATTGTCCATCAATGCACGGTGGTCATCCCTGGTCTTACCGTTTACGTTTTGCTTTAATCGTGAAAGACTTCCGAAGGGCTCGATTCGTCCGTTTTTAAGATAGAACTGACCTTCGGTAATATAACCGGTGTTATCCGGAACGGGATGCGTTACGTCATCTCCGGGCATTGTTGTAACGGCCAAGACCGTAACGGAACCTGCGTCGGCAAAGTCTACAGCCTTTTCATAGCGGGCAGCAAGCTGACTGTAAAGGTCTCCGGGATAACCTCGGTTTGAAGGAACCTGTTCCTGAATAATGGCTATTTCTTTCATTGCATCTGCAAAGTTTGTCATATCTGTTAAAAGAACCAATACGTTCTTGCCCGCAATGGCAAATTTTTCTGCAACTGCAAGACACATATCCGGAATCATAAGGCACTCAACCGTTGGATCTGCTGCCGTATGAACGAACATGGCAGTGCGGCTCAAAGCACCGGCTTCTTCAAGGGTATCCTTAAAATAAAGATAATCGTCATATTTTAAGCCCATTCCGCCCAAGATAATTACGTCAACCTCGGCCTGCATGGCTATTCGGGCTAAAAGTTCGTTATAAGGCTCACCGGAACTTGAAAATATGGGCAGCTTTTGAGAAACAACAAGGGTATTAAATACGTCAATCATCGGAATACCGGTTCTAATCATTCTGTTTGCAAGAATACGCTTTGAGGGGTTTACCGAAGGGCCGCCTATGGGAATCATGTTATCCTTTAAAGCAGGGCCTGAATCCCGCGGATCGCCTGAACCGTTAAAAATACGGCCGAGCAAGTCTTCGGAATAGCTTACCTGCATTTCCTTGCCTAAAAAGCGTATCTCATCTCCGGTTGAAACACCTCGGCCTCCTGCAAAAACCTGTAATGAAACCAAGTCTCCGTCAAGCTTATTAACTTCTGCAAGGGAGGCTCCGAAACGGGTTTGAACTTCAGCCAATTCTCCGTATGATACGCCGTCGGCCTTAACCGTAATAACCGAACCGTTAATAGATTCTATTTTACTATATACCTTTTTCATCTTACACCGCCTGCTTCAATAATTTTTTAGCTCTTTCGTCTAAGCTATCCGCTTTTTCGGCGATGTGCTTTTTAATTCCGTCTTCATGGGATTTAAATGCATCCGAGCCCCAAGGCGAGTAGTTATAGTCGATGAACATAAGTTTAAGTTTGCTGAAATAAGAGCGGGCTTCATCCTTTGAAACAAATTTAAATGAAGTACCCAAAATTTCAATCAAAATATTATATATGTGCTGTTGGCGCTCAACCGAAACTGCGTCGTCTACCTTATCAAAGGAGTTTTGCTGTAAGTAAACGGCATCGAGTAAGTCGCCTTTTAAGTAAATGATAAAGTCTTCTATACTTGTTCCTTCTTCACCTACAACCTTCATCATCTGCTCAACCTCGGTTCCGCGGCGTAAAAAGCTTCTTCCGTATTTGACTTGTTCTAAAGGAAGAACGCTGGGATATTTTGACCAAGAATCGAGGGGATGAATTGCCGGATACTTTCTGGCATCGGACCTTTCTCGTGAAAGGCCGTGGAAGGCTCCTACTACCTTTAGCGTGGCCTGAGTTACGGGCTCTTCAAAGTTACCGCCCGCAGGAGATACGGTTCCTCCGATTGTAACGGAACCCTTTGAACCGTCGCTTAGGCGGACAATACCGGCTCTTTCGTAGAAGGCGGCGATGTAGGATTCGAGATAGGCAGGGAAAGCTTCTTCACCGGGTATTTCTTCCAAGCGGCCCGACATTTCTCGAAGAGCCTGAGCCCATCGGCTGGTAGAGTCTGCAAGAAGAAGAACGTCCAATCCCATTTGGCGATAGTATTCCGCGAGAGTTACGCCTGTATAAACCGAAGCTTCACGGGCTGCAACAGGCATTGAAGACGTATTACAGATAATTATGGTTCGCTCCATGAGGGTTCGGCCCGTTTTGGGGTCTTTAAGCTCAGGAAATTCTGTAAGAGTTTCTACAACTTCACCGGCTCGCTCGCCGCAGGCTGCAATAATAACGATGTCGACATCGGCATTTCGGCTGGTAGCATGCTGTAAAACGGTTTTTCCTGCACCGAATGGACCGGGAATACAATAGGTTCCGCCCTTGGCAACGGGGAAAAATGTATCCATTGTTCTCATCTTTGTAACCAAGGTTTCCGTCGGCTTTAAGCGCTCTGCATAACAGTCGATTGCACGTTTTACAGGCCACTTAAAACTCATGGTAAGAGGTATTACGTTTCCTCTTTCGTCTGTAACCTCTGCTATTGTATCGTCTACTGTATAATCGCCTTCAGATTTTATAGATTTTAATTTATAAGTTCCATACATGTTAAAAGGAATCATGATACGGTGGGTAAAACTGCCTTCAGGTACGGTTCCCAGCAAGTCTGCACGCTTTAATGTGTCTCCTTCTTTAGCAGAGGGAGTAAAGTGCCATTTTGCCGTGCGGGAAAGGGCACTTAAGTAGATACCTCTTTCCAAAAAATAACCGGCTTGTTCAGCAAGCTCAGGCAAGGGATTTTGCAGCCCGTCATAAACTTGGCCTAAAAGACCGGGGCCCAACTCTACCGAAAGAAGATCTCCAGTAAACTCTACGATATCGCCGACCTTTATTCCCTTTGTAATTTCAAATACTTGAAGCTGAGCTACTTCCCCCCTGATACGGATTACCTCGCTTTTTAGTTTTTTTGAACCAACCTCAACATAGCCTACCTCGTTAAGGGTAACCAAGCCTTCAAAAGCAACGCTTATCATGTTACCGTTAATACCGACTACTTTTCCTTTTGTTTTAGTCATATCATAACTCCAAATACTGTATAATAAAGCATAAATCCTAATTATAAAAGTTACTTTGTAAAAAAAACACAAAGTAACTTTTAGATTTTATCATATAAATGAAAAATATGCAAGAAAAAAAAATCAAAAATCTTAAAAATAGAATTAAATTTTTTCGCTGTCATATTCTATGAGAGTCTTTACAGGCAAATCCCCGAGAACCTTGCTATAATTTAAAAAGGGTAAACCTACAACTCCGCAAAAACCTACAACTTTTGCCCCGCCCTCTTCTAAAATACTCCGGGCTGCATTTAAAGTTCCTCCTGTGGCAATAAGGTCGTCTAAAAGAAGGACGTTTTGACCTTTTACTACATCGGTTTTATGAACCTCAACAGAGGCTTGCCCATACTCAAGGGCATAAGAGGCAGAATAAGTTTCTCCGGGGAGTTTTCCTTTCTTTCTGATTAAAATAAGAGGTATTCCCATTTTATAGGCAAAGGGGGCAGCAAATATAAAGCCCCTGGCCTCAATGGCGGCAACAGCATCTATCTCTTTATCCTTGTACATTTCCGTCATCTTATCAAGGCAATAGCTAAAAACTTCCGGATTAACCAAAATACCGGTAATATCATAAAAAAGGATTCCCTTTTTAGGGAAGTCCGGAACACGCCTTATGGCTGCATCTATTATTTTATCTTTCATGATGAACAGTCTACACCTTATTTTTGCAATGGTCAATAGGAAGATATTATTTTATAAGTCTTACTCCGTATACATTTTGCAGATATCTCTTCCGCTTTCCTTAGCTTTATAAAGAGCAGAATCGGCAAAAGAAAGCATAGTTTCATATGAAAGTTCATTAGAAGGAACGGAAGTATAAGCACCTAAACTGATAGTTAAGATCTTATCCTTTTCAGCCGAATGTTCAATATTTAAATTTTTAATTTCAATACGGAGTTTTTCGGCTATCTTCATTGTTTCGGAGGCAGAGCTATTATAAAGCAGAACCAAGAATTCTTCTCCTCCGTATCTTCCTACAAAATCATGCTTTGCTCTAAGTTTTTTTTGTAAGGTTTGAGCAACAGTTCTAAGCACATTATCTCCGGCCTGATGTCCATACAGATCATTGTATTGTTTAAATAAATCTATATCTATCATTATTAACGATATCGGTTGTTTATTATCCAATCCCCTACGCCAAAGATCCTTACCTACTGTATCTAGCAGTCTCCTGTTTCCTACACCTGTTAATTCGTCAACCGTAGATAAAACCGTAAGCTGTTCATTTGCAGATATAAGGTCTTTTTGTTCTTCTTGAAGTTTTTTATTGGCAATCTTATATTGAAAGAGCCTATTAATCCTGCAAGCTAAAAAAGTTAAGCCTGCAAAAATTAAAATATAGACGGCTATCATCGGCATCGAAAGCCAAAAAGGTTTTTCTATAATAAAGGTAAAAGATGCAGATTCAGGATATGGATTTGAAATATCCTTTACTTTAAATGTATATTTCCCCGGTTTAAGATTAGTATATTGTACATAATTTTTCATATTGGCATTAATCCAATTTTTATCAAAACCTTCGAGCATAAAAACATAAGAAGGTCTTGAAAGAGGAGATAAATCCATCGATGAAAACTCAAAGCTTATATTGTTTTCGGAATACTTATATTTATAAGTTTTTTGAAGATCTATTTTAAATACCGGAGTCTGATTTCCGTTTATACCTATAGTTCGTATTTTTACGGGAACCTCTTGTCTTTTAAACGATAAAAGATAGTTAATATCGATGCCTAAAACACCTTCTTGTGTTCCCACAAAACATTGATCTCCAATCATAATAGGAACTGTTGTAAATCGTCTTTCATGGTTATATAAAGTATAACTGTATATAATTTCAGTATCTTTATTAAATATTGTCATACCTTTTATTGCAGTAACACATATGGAGTGATTATCCATATGGGTCATACCGATAATAAAGTTTGCGGGGAGCCCCTCATTTGCAGTATAATTCAAAGCTTCTTTTTTTTCGGTATCGAATATGTTAATTCCTCCGTCACTTGTTCCAATCCACAATTTATCGGAAATATCTTGAAATAATGAGGTTATTCGGTCTGAAGAAATACCTTTTCTGTTATTTACATCATATCGGTATATTGCGAATTCATCGGTTGAAGGCTTATACTCGGCAAGCCCCTTGTTGGTTCCTACCCAAAGTCTTTTATAAGAATCAATCAGCAGGCTAAAAACAAGATTGCTGCATATACTATTGGGATTTTTAGGATCATTTTTATATCGCTTAAGAATTCCGGATGAAGGTGAAAATTTAATAAGGCCTCCATCATAAGTACCTATCCATAAAAACCCGTTATCATCGCTTATGATACTGTATATAAGTCTTTCACCGTCTTCAATTATATTATCATTGTATAGATTAACTCCAACAAAGGTATCCTTTTTTTTATCGTACTTACATAACCCAAGATCCGTACCAACCCATATATCCTCATTTTTATCTATGTAAAATTTAAATACGGAGTTGGAAATAATTTTAGATTCGGAATAACGATAGTATTTCTTTTTTCCTGTGCTTAAATCATAATAAGTTATTCCGTTATTTAAAAGACTTATCCATAAGTTTCCGTTTTTATCCTTAGTCAAACCGGAAACCGAATTTTCTCTGCCGTCGATTTTATTTTCATGGGGCAATATTATTTTTGACCACATACGTTTAGTATCATATATGTTTACTCCGCCTCCGTTTGTGCCGACCCATAATGAGCTGTAAGTATCTACATATATCGAAAAAATAAAATCGTTTGAAAGAT is from Treponema denticola and encodes:
- a CDS encoding V-type ATP synthase subunit A, whose translation is MTKTKGKVVGINGNMISVAFEGLVTLNEVGYVEVGSKKLKSEVIRIRGEVAQLQVFEITKGIKVGDIVEFTGDLLSVELGPGLLGQVYDGLQNPLPELAEQAGYFLERGIYLSALSRTAKWHFTPSAKEGDTLKRADLLGTVPEGSFTHRIMIPFNMYGTYKLKSIKSEGDYTVDDTIAEVTDERGNVIPLTMSFKWPVKRAIDCYAERLKPTETLVTKMRTMDTFFPVAKGGTYCIPGPFGAGKTVLQHATSRNADVDIVIIAACGERAGEVVETLTEFPELKDPKTGRTLMERTIIICNTSSMPVAAREASVYTGVTLAEYYRQMGLDVLLLADSTSRWAQALREMSGRLEEIPGEEAFPAYLESYIAAFYERAGIVRLSDGSKGSVTIGGTVSPAGGNFEEPVTQATLKVVGAFHGLSRERSDARKYPAIHPLDSWSKYPSVLPLEQVKYGRSFLRRGTEVEQMMKVVGEEGTSIEDFIIYLKGDLLDAVYLQQNSFDKVDDAVSVERQQHIYNILIEILGTSFKFVSKDEARSYFSKLKLMFIDYNYSPWGSDAFKSHEDGIKKHIAEKADSLDERAKKLLKQAV
- a CDS encoding adenine phosphoribosyltransferase; protein product: MKDKIIDAAIRRVPDFPKKGILFYDITGILVNPEVFSYCLDKMTEMYKDKEIDAVAAIEARGFIFAAPFAYKMGIPLILIRKKGKLPGETYSASYALEYGQASVEVHKTDVVKGQNVLLLDDLIATGGTLNAARSILEEGGAKVVGFCGVVGLPFLNYSKVLGDLPVKTLIEYDSEKI
- a CDS encoding ligand-binding sensor domain-containing protein, yielding MHKKLILLFFILITFNLSADEDVLVFYSQPSSIASKFVTGILQDSYGRIWFGTKEGLAYYDGIKYKNYEYIPFSKDSIQSSQIQCLYNDPIKAENGSDVFWIGTFYGVERFNVDTETFTHFDMTSSVVLCFLRDSHGRLWIGTLDGLYILNEDDGSVVKFSQASEFYIGNNGISHIYEDSEGRIYACTHVGLWEYDEPNKRFRRSRLFEKNSAVTDSIINNIFEEDGIYWVSVWDTGLFRIDPKNGKRDLFSFSNNKITCLSNEFSDNVLLIGTWGGGLISFDKNTYSYTEYTSKQRSYNLSNDFIFSIYVDTYSSLWVGTNGGGVNIYDTKRMWSKIILPHENKIDGRENSVSGLTKDKNGNLWISLLNNGITYYDLSTGKKKYYRYSESKIISNSVFKFYIDKNEDIWVGTDLGLCKYDKKKDTFVGVNLYNDNIIEDGERLIYSIISDDNGFLWIGTYDGGLIKFSPSSGILKRYKNDPKNPNSICSNLVFSLLIDSYKRLWVGTNKGLAEYKPSTDEFAIYRYDVNNRKGISSDRITSLFQDISDKLWIGTSDGGINIFDTEKKEALNYTANEGLPANFIIGMTHMDNHSICVTAIKGMTIFNKDTEIIYSYTLYNHERRFTTVPIMIGDQCFVGTQEGVLGIDINYLLSFKRQEVPVKIRTIGINGNQTPVFKIDLQKTYKYKYSENNISFEFSSMDLSPLSRPSYVFMLEGFDKNWINANMKNYVQYTNLKPGKYTFKVKDISNPYPESASFTFIIEKPFWLSMPMIAVYILIFAGLTFLACRINRLFQYKIANKKLQEEQKDLISANEQLTVLSTVDELTGVGNRRLLDTVGKDLWRRGLDNKQPISLIMIDIDLFKQYNDLYGHQAGDNVLRTVAQTLQKKLRAKHDFVGRYGGEEFLVLLYNSSASETMKIAEKLRIEIKNLNIEHSAEKDKILTISLGAYTSVPSNELSYETMLSFADSALYKAKESGRDICKMYTE